From the genome of Actinomycetota bacterium:
GGCGGAAGTAATATGGAGCGGCGATGCCCATGAAGTTGGAGCCTCCGCCCGCGCATCCAATGACCACGTCGGGCTCCGCCTGCGCCATCTTCATCTGCTCGATCGCCTCAAGGCCGATCACAGTCTGATGCAGGCAGACATGGTTTAGTACCGAGCCTAGCGCGTAGTGTGTGTCTGGCCTCGTCGCGGCGACTTCCACCGCTTCGGAAATGGCGATGCCGAGAGACCCTGTCGACTCCGGATCGAGGTCCAGCACGTGGCGGCCGGCCGCGGTGAGCTTTGACGGACTCGCATGAACGGTCGCTCCGTACGTCTCCATCAATATCCTGCGATACGGCTTTTGCTCGTACGAGACCTTGACCATGAAAACCTCGACCTCTATGCCGAAGAACGCTCCCGCTATCGACAGCGCGCTGCCCCATTGGCCCGCGCCGGTCTCGGTGGCGATCTTCGTGATCTTCTCGGCCTTGTTGTAGTACGCCTGCGGAATCGCCGTATTTGGCTTGTGGCTTCCAGCGGGCGACACGCCTTCGTACTTGTAGAAGATCTTGACGCCGTCGGGCAGCCCAAGATTGCGCTCAAGCTGGCGCGCCCGCAACAGCGGCGAGGGCCTGTATGTTTTATATACATCCAACACCGCGCCGGGGATGTCGATATATCGTTCCTGTGAGACTTCCTGCTTGATGCACTCCATGGGAAAGATCACGGCTAGCTGTTCGGGCCCCATGGGATTCCCGTCACGATCCAGCGGCGGATCCAGTGGCTTGGGAAGATCAGGAAGCACGTTATACCACGCCAAAGGCATGTCCTTTTCGTCTAGCATGAACCTCGTTTTGTCGGACACTTGACTCTCCCTTCCAACCTCAATACTCCGGTCAATTGCTTTAGCAGATCTATTGGGCAGGGCAAGCGCATCAAAGCCTCGCCCACCAACACCCCGTGTGCGCCGGCCTTCGCTGCGGCCACGACATCCTCGCGCGATTCGATTCCGCTTGCCGAGATAACCTTGGCTCCGCTTCCGGCGGCTATCTTTGTCACCCTGTGTGCGCGGTTCTTGTCGATAATCAGAGTTCGCAGGTCGCGGCTATTGACGAGCACCGTGTTTGCTCCGGCGGCAAGCGCGCCGTCAAGCTCAGGCTCGTCTATCACTTCCACAATCGGCGTCATTTCCAATGTCAACGCAAGATTGAGGTACTCGACAAGCTCACTTCCGAGCACGCTGACCATAAGAAGCACGGCGTGGGCGCCGTTGGCGCGGGCGACGAAGAGTTGAACGGGATCGACTACGAAGTCTTTACACAAGATGGGAAGCTCAACTGCGGCGGACACATCGCGCAGATCCGAGAAGGCTCCACCGAAGTCCTCCGGTTCTGTCAGCACGCTTACGGCCGCCGCCCCTCCGGCCTGATATCGCAACGCCTGCTTGCCCGCATCAAGCTGCGGGGCGATGGGACCGGCTGCGGGTGAGCGCTTCTTGACCTCGGCGATGACCGCAACGTCTTCGCGACTCAGTAGCGCCGCCTCGAAGTCGCGAGCGGGTCTTTCGGTAGCGGCTAAGCGCCTGCGCTCGGCATGCGTAAGCACCCCGTACTCCTCGGCGATCCGCTTCCGGCGTCGCGCCATCATGTCCTTCAAGTAATCACTCATCGCCGGCCTCCCAGCCGTGAAGACACCGCAGCAAGCGATTGAAGGGCCGCTTCGGCACTGCCTGAGTCGATCGAATCGGAAGCCATCGCCGCCCCTGCGGCAAAATCAGTGGCCTTGCCAGCTGCATAGAGCGCGACCGCGGCGTTAGCCAGCACCACATCACGCCTGGGCCCACGCTCTCCGGAAAGAACCGCCCGCACTATCTCGGCATTTTTTACCGCGTCGCCACCCGCGATCGCCTCAATCGTTCCGCGCGAAACGCCAAATTGCTCGGGCGCGACCTCGTACAAACGCACACCCTCGGTGCTCGAATCGAACTCGGCGATCTTTGTGGCGCCGCTGGCCGAAACCTCGTCCATTCCCGGATGCCCATTGACGACAAGTACCCGTCTTGCCCCGAGCCGGCCGGCCGCCTCCGCGATCACAGGCAGCAGTTTCGCGTCGTATACACCGATCAACTGCCGAGAAGCCCCGGCGGGATTCGTCAGGGGTCCCAGCAGGTTGAAAACGGTGCGAACGCCTATTTCGCGGCGCGCCGCGGCCGCATGGTGCATCCCCGCGTGTAGCGTGGGAGCGAAGAGGAATCCCACACCGCACTCGTCGATGCACTGCGCCATTGAGCGGGCGTCGATGGACACATCCACCCCAAGCGCCTCGAGAACATCGGCGCTGCCCGTCGCGCTGCTCACCGCTCTGTTGCCGTGCTTGGCGACAGGAACGCCCGCGCCCGCGACGACAAATGCCGCGCAGGTAGAGATGTTGAAGGTGGAAAGCCCGTCACCACCGGTTCCGCAAAGATCAATAAAATCACCGGAGGCCGGCCGCACCGGCGTCGCCTCCTCGCGCATCGCGCCGGCAAGCCCCACGATCTCATCGACCGTCTCACCCTTCATCCGCAAACCGATCGCGAGCGCCGAGATCTGCGCCGAGGTAACCTCGCCGTTCATGATGGCCTTCATGACAAGACGTGCTTGCCCTTCGGTCAAGGAAACGCCTTCGCTCACTTTTGCGATCGCGGCGGGCACACCACTCGCTCCCGCCGATGAGCGACCTTGTCCGTCTGTCTCTTCCTTTGAGATCTCGCCGGTGAGCTTCAGGAAATTTGCGAGCAGCTTCCCGCCGGCGGCGGTAAGGATACTCTCGGGGTGAAATTGAAAGCCGAAGTGCGGCAATTCACGATGCGCCAGTCCCATCACGATCTTTTCCGAGGAACGAGCGGTTACCTCCAGAGCGCCTGGAATGCATTCGTCGTCCACACAAAGCGAGTGATACCGGGTTGCGACAAAGGGGCTTTCCACGCCCGCGAACAGCCCTGTCCCGTCGTGATATATCTCGCCGGTCTTGCCATGCACCGGATGGGGCGCACGGATCACTTTGCCCCCAAAGACCTCGGCGATACATTGGTGGCCCAGGCAAATCCCCAACAGCGGCACTCCTGAAGCGGCGGCCAATCGGACGACCTCACACGATATGCCGGCGTCTTTCGGGCCTCCCGGGCCAGGCGAAACAACGATGCCGGACGGCTTGAGCGCCAGGGCCTCTTCGGCGGTCAGCGCATCGTTACGCTCGACCCTTACTTCAGCGCCGAGGACGGCAAGCAGCTGCGCCAGGTTGTATGTGAATGAATCGTAGTTGTCGATGAGCAAAATCATCTTGGCGACCCGCTGCCGCTCGCCCGGTCGTACATGCCTCTGGCCAGCTCAAGTGCCTTGTGAAGCGCCTGAATCTTGTGAAGGCACTCTTCGTGCTCGCGCAGCGGGTCGCTGTCGGCCACAATACCCGCCCCGGACTGTAAAAAAACACGCCCCTTGGCCAGCACAAATGTGCGTATGGTAATACACATGTCCATCGTGCCGTCGAGCCCGATATAGCCAAGCGTCCCAGCGTAAGGGCCCCTTGCCGCGGGCTCGAGATCAGCGATGATCTCCATCGCGCGTATCTTCGGCGCGCCGCTCACGGTACCGGCGGGAAAGGTCGCCTTCAACGCGTCGATCGCGTCCTTGCCCTCGGCGAGAGTACCAGTGACGTTGCTGACGATATGCATCACGTGACTGTAGTGCTCCACCTCCATCAACGAGTCCACCTTGACGCTGCCCGCCTCGCTTACCCGTCCAAGATCATTGCGGCCGAGATCGACAAGCATCACATGCTCGGCCCGCTCCTTCTGGTCGGCCAGCAGCTCCGCACAAAGGCGTTGGTCCTCGGCGAAATCGCTCCCTCTCGGGCGCGTGCCCGCCAAAGGCCGAGTGAGCACTTGGTCGCCCTCCACACGAACAAGCGGCTCCGGGCTTGATCCAACCAAGGTGACCTCGCGGGTGCGCAGGTAAAACATGTATGGGCTTGGATTGACCGTTCGCAGGACACGGTAAAGATCGAAGCCGTCCCCCTCGTAAGTCGCGCTGAAGCGCTGGGAGAGGACAACCTGGAAGATATCGCCCGCGGCGATATGCTCTTTGGCGGTCATGACAGCGGCGATGAAGTCATCGCGGGCCGTATGGGCTTCGAGCGGCACTTCAGCCGTGACCCCCGCCTCGCCGAGTCCCGCGCTTTGCGGCCCTTTCTCGATCTGGCTCAAGCAGCGGTCGATCCTGTTTTGGGCGGCTTCGTAAGCGGCCTCGGGCGCGCCTCCTGGGCGCACCGGAACGATTATCTGAATGACGCGCCGGACATGATCGAAGGCAACCACCACATCGGCGACCATAAACGCCATGTCCGGAAGGCCGAGTTCGTCTTTCGCATGCCGAGGAACTTTATCGAAGCCGGACGCGGCCTCATAGCCGACATAGCCCACCGCGCCTCCGACAAACAACGGGAGTCCCGGCACACGAGCAACTGTTCCAGCCTGTATTCGCCGAGACACCGTCCTCAGGGGGTCGTCCGCAAGCTCTCCCGATACACCGCCATTTTCCAGAACGACTTGGTTGCCATAGACGGTGATGACCTCCCTGTCACCAAGCCCCAGAAAGCTGTAGCGGCCGAGACGCTCGCCACCCTCGACGCTTTCCAGCAAGAACGCGTACTCGGCGCCTTCCGAAAGAGCCATGAACGCCGAGATTGGCGTTACGAGGTCGGCATATATCTCGCGAGCAACCGGAACGATGTCGTTGTCGGCCGCCAGCCGGACAAACTCTTCTTTTTCCGGTACCAACATCTCCAGACGCTCCCTTATGATCCCGTTTCACTCCATGCCACATCACTTCGGGATCGAGAGCCTGAAAGCACAAAACCTCCCGTCCCCAAGGGACGAGAGGTCATCTCGCGGTGCCACCCTTGTTGCCCTGCAAAATTTCGCAAGGCCACTCTTCTAAAAATACGTGCCTCTGGGGTCCATTCCTGCCGGAGACTCACGTCAGCTTACACCACCCGCTGACTCTCTTTGCTTCGCTTCCGGAGTACTACTCCCCGTCAAAGGCTAATATTCGATTGCGGGGGAGTATAGCATAGTCGGTGGCGGTTGCGTAGAAGTGTGGTGTGGTGGACGCGCTTCGAAGCGACTCCGGCTGACTCTATTCAGCTGCTATGGCCCAGTCCCCATCGGGGCCGAAGCTTCCAGCCGCAACTAGGGTCCGAGCGGCACTAACCAGCGCCTCCATGTTGGCGATAGTCGCAGCCATGCCGACCGCGATTTCGGCAACAGCAATCGAGTCATTGAGGCGTGCCATATACACCTGCTCTGGCTAACGTCACGGCGCTTGATCCGCTCGTAGCCTCAGTAGAGCTCGGCGGTAATGTCACTTCCTGTCAACGCGTCGAAGAACTGCACCATGCCGGTCGACTCGACGACCTTGCCGTCCGGGTACGTGAGGCCAACCCGATAGTCCACGCACCAAACGAGCCGCCCGGCTCCTTTCGAGTCCTCCCTGACTTCAAGCGTGACCGCCTTGATCGTGTCAAGCCTGTGATCTGGATCACTGGCGAAGATTGACCTGACTTTGCGCTCATCGACGACGGGAACCATGCTCGAAACTTGCGGCCGGTCATACTTGGCCGAGTACCCACGCAGGCTGCCACTCTTCAGATTCACCCGTACTGACGCACTTCGCCCTAGGCGGATGCCTTCGTCGGATCTCTCATCCCATGCGAAGATGTAGGCATCCTCAGACACCTTGATTGCGACTGGGCTACCAAGTTGGCCAAGGTCCGGATACTGCGACGCTACGAATTCCGTCGCTTCAGCACGCGCGGATTCGAGAGACAGCGGGAGTTCGCGCTGCGCGCGGGCAACAGCACCGGATGATCCAATCGTGCGGCCTACCTGGTCAAGCCAGAGGATGGTGCCGCGGTCGGTGCGCACCTCAAGCTGCTGAGCGCGACCATTGGGCGCCACTATTTCCTCAACTGACTGCACAGACCCCACCTCCGGCATACGCTTCACGGCGTCGACGGCCAGCTCCTGCGCACTAGGAACCTCGCTCAGACTCACTGCTCCGGCCCAGACGGCACCGGCGACCACGGCAGTCGTCGCAACCACTGCCGCAGCGACCAGTGTTCGTGTCCTGAACATCATCATTCTCACCAGCTTCCGTATCGCGCCGGCCGCAAGACTTGACCATACTGGCCTTGTGTTACCCAGCTGTACATGGCCGCCTTGCGCATCGGGGTTGACTCGCTGTTCGCCCACATGTAGTCGAACGCATACTGCATGCAGTCGTTATCCTCTCCAGAATTGCGGCCCGGCGGGGAATCCACTGGGTAACTGGTGTAACGCACCGCACGGCAAAACCCCATGCCGAACAACGGAGGCCCGTCGTCATACAGGGTTTCTTCCCACCCGATCGCGATGTCCGCCCCTTTGCCGCGAGCCTCACCGAGCAGATTGCCGTATGTCGAATGCGTGACGCCGGTCGAACAACCTATCGGCATGAACAGCAGTAGATCTGCAATATCGGTGGAAGACAT
Proteins encoded in this window:
- a CDS encoding indole-3-glycerol-phosphate synthase, producing MSDYLKDMMARRRKRIAEEYGVLTHAERRRLAATERPARDFEAALLSREDVAVIAEVKKRSPAAGPIAPQLDAGKQALRYQAGGAAAVSVLTEPEDFGGAFSDLRDVSAAVELPILCKDFVVDPVQLFVARANGAHAVLLMVSVLGSELVEYLNLALTLEMTPIVEVIDEPELDGALAAGANTVLVNSRDLRTLIIDKNRAHRVTKIAAGSGAKVISASGIESREDVVAAAKAGAHGVLVGEALMRLPCPIDLLKQLTGVLRLEGRVKCPTKRGSC
- a CDS encoding TrpB-like pyridoxal phosphate-dependent enzyme, which gives rise to MLDEKDMPLAWYNVLPDLPKPLDPPLDRDGNPMGPEQLAVIFPMECIKQEVSQERYIDIPGAVLDVYKTYRPSPLLRARQLERNLGLPDGVKIFYKYEGVSPAGSHKPNTAIPQAYYNKAEKITKIATETGAGQWGSALSIAGAFFGIEVEVFMVKVSYEQKPYRRILMETYGATVHASPSKLTAAGRHVLDLDPESTGSLGIAISEAVEVAATRPDTHYALGSVLNHVCLHQTVIGLEAIEQMKMAQAEPDVVIGCAGGGSNFMGIAAPYYFRRKEGKSSTRLVAVEPKACPTLTAGEYRYDFGDEAKMTPQMVMYTLGHDFVPAGIHAGGLRYHGDSPTLSQLVHEREVEAVAVHQVASFDAAALFARAEGILPAPESSHAIRAAIDEALAAKEAGEDKTVLFCLSGHGHFDLAAYEAYNSKALVDYDFAAGTMLPSEE
- the trpE gene encoding anthranilate synthase component I encodes the protein MLVPEKEEFVRLAADNDIVPVAREIYADLVTPISAFMALSEGAEYAFLLESVEGGERLGRYSFLGLGDREVITVYGNQVVLENGGVSGELADDPLRTVSRRIQAGTVARVPGLPLFVGGAVGYVGYEAASGFDKVPRHAKDELGLPDMAFMVADVVVAFDHVRRVIQIIVPVRPGGAPEAAYEAAQNRIDRCLSQIEKGPQSAGLGEAGVTAEVPLEAHTARDDFIAAVMTAKEHIAAGDIFQVVLSQRFSATYEGDGFDLYRVLRTVNPSPYMFYLRTREVTLVGSSPEPLVRVEGDQVLTRPLAGTRPRGSDFAEDQRLCAELLADQKERAEHVMLVDLGRNDLGRVSEAGSVKVDSLMEVEHYSHVMHIVSNVTGTLAEGKDAIDALKATFPAGTVSGAPKIRAMEIIADLEPAARGPYAGTLGYIGLDGTMDMCITIRTFVLAKGRVFLQSGAGIVADSDPLREHEECLHKIQALHKALELARGMYDRASGSGSPR
- the trpD gene encoding anthranilate phosphoribosyltransferase, producing the protein MILLIDNYDSFTYNLAQLLAVLGAEVRVERNDALTAEEALALKPSGIVVSPGPGGPKDAGISCEVVRLAAASGVPLLGICLGHQCIAEVFGGKVIRAPHPVHGKTGEIYHDGTGLFAGVESPFVATRYHSLCVDDECIPGALEVTARSSEKIVMGLAHRELPHFGFQFHPESILTAAGGKLLANFLKLTGEISKEETDGQGRSSAGASGVPAAIAKVSEGVSLTEGQARLVMKAIMNGEVTSAQISALAIGLRMKGETVDEIVGLAGAMREEATPVRPASGDFIDLCGTGGDGLSTFNISTCAAFVVAGAGVPVAKHGNRAVSSATGSADVLEALGVDVSIDARSMAQCIDECGVGFLFAPTLHAGMHHAAAARREIGVRTVFNLLGPLTNPAGASRQLIGVYDAKLLPVIAEAAGRLGARRVLVVNGHPGMDEVSASGATKIAEFDSSTEGVRLYEVAPEQFGVSRGTIEAIAGGDAVKNAEIVRAVLSGERGPRRDVVLANAAVALYAAGKATDFAAGAAMASDSIDSGSAEAALQSLAAVSSRLGGRR